A stretch of Henckelia pumila isolate YLH828 chromosome 4, ASM3356847v2, whole genome shotgun sequence DNA encodes these proteins:
- the LOC140866329 gene encoding peptide deformylase 1B, chloroplastic — translation MARATYLQSSAVLTRTCLPCPRSPDALLYSKNLPQIPPFTSKRRFFLSFNQHKNPLKMLTTAQARRSSSSSSEEPFASAADLQYEGPLKIVKYPDPVLRAKNKRVNTFDENLKKIVDEMFDIMYRTDGIGLSAPQVGINIQLMVFNTVGERGEGEEIVLVNPRITRYSKKIVPYNEGCLSFPRIYADVERPDSLKVEAQDITGAEFELNLTGLPARVFQHEHDHLLGILFFDRMRDEILDTIRADLQAMEKSYEESTGSPSPEKIDKRRRKMKAVGFGKS, via the exons ATGGCTCGTGCCACTTATCTCCAATCCTCCGCTGTTCTCACTCGTACATGCCTCCCCTGCCCCCGCAGCCCAGATGCTCTATTATATTCAAAAAACCTCCCACAAATTCCACCCTTTACCTCCAAAAGGCGCTTCTTTTTATCGTTCAACCAGCACAAGAATCCCCTCAAAATGCTGACCACTGCGCAGGCTCGGCGAAGCTCTTCATCCTCGAGCGAAGAGCCATTTGCTTCTG CGGCTGATTTGCAGTACGAGGGGCCTCTTAAAATTGTGAAGTATCCGGACCCTGTTTTGAGAGCCAAGAACAAGAGGGTCAATACATTCGACGAGAACTTGAAAAAGATCGTAGATGAGATGTTTGATATAATGTACAG AACTGATGGAATTGGACTATCTGCACCACAAGTGGGGATAAATATTCAACTTATGGTGTTTAATACAGTTGGCGAACGTGGTGAAGGAGAGGAGATTGTTCTTGTTAATCCGCGCATCACTAGATATTCAAAAAAGATTGTGCCCTATAACGAGGGCTGTTTGTCATTCCCCAGGATTTATGCCGATGTGGAG AGACCAGATTCTTTGAAAGTCGAGGCACAAGATATTACTGGAGCAGAATTTGAACTTAATTTGACAGGACTTCCCGCCCGGGTTTTCCAGCATGAACATGATCATCTACTG GGTATCCTATTTTTCGATAGGATGAGGGATGAAATTCTCGATACCATTCGTGCGGATTTACAG GCCATGGAAAAGAGTTATGAGGAGAGTACTGGATCTCCAAGTCCTGAAAAGATTGATAAACGCAGAAGAAAGATGAAAGCTGTTGGATTTGGAAAATCTTGA
- the LOC140894447 gene encoding ADP-ribosylation factor 1, with the protein MGLTFTKLFSRLFAKKEMRILMVGLDAAGKTTILYKLKLGEIVTTIPTIGFNVETVEYKNISFTVWDVGGQDKIRPLWRHYFQNTQGLIFVVDSNDRDRVVEARDELHRMLNEDELRDAVLLVFANKQDLPNAMNAAEITDKLGLHSLRQRHWYIQSTCATSGEGLYEGLDWLSSNIASKA; encoded by the exons ATGGGACTTACATTTACCAAGCTGTTCAGCAGGCTCTTTGCCAAGAAAGAGATGCGAATTCTGATGGTAGGTCTTGATGCTGCCGGTAAGACCACCATATTGTACAAGCTCAAGCTTGGGGAAATAGTTACCACAATCCCAACCATCG GATTTAATGTCGAGACAGTGGAGTACAAAAACATTAGCTTCACTGTCTGGGATGTTGGTGGTCAGGACAAG ATTCGTCCTTTGTGGAGGCACTACTTCCAAAATACTCAGGGTCTTATCTTTGTGGTTGATAGCAATGACAGGGATCGAGTTGTTGAAGCAAGAGATGAACTGCATAGGATGTTGAATGAG GATGAGTTGAGAGATGCTGTCCTGCTGGTATTTGCTAATAAGCAAGATCTTCCCAATGCAATGAATGCTGCAGAGATCACTGATAAGCTGGGTCTACATTCTCTCCGTCAACGTCATTG GTATATTCAGAGCACATGTGCAACCTCTGGGGAGGGTCTCTACGAAGGACTTGATTGGCTTTCTAGCAACATCGCTAGCAAG GCATAA